A window from Vulcanimicrobium alpinum encodes these proteins:
- the dusB gene encoding tRNA dihydrouridine synthase DusB: MTPPLRIGPIEISPPIVLAPMSGVTNRTLRALYKPFGFGLTVTEFVSSNALQYGGKRTMEMIDQHGVEKPVSTQLWGNDPQIMATAANLVRECGADIVDINFGCPAPKVTKTEGGSACLRDVDRCEAIMKAVVDAVDCPVTMKMRLGWTEADLVFVEVAKRAQAVGVQALTLHARTAKQFYKGSADWSKIAELKRAVDIPVIGNGDLADPYDAMQRMRESGVDGVMLGRATLGNPWLVSRLRALMADEEPAPVPGAPERLRFAVHHYLTMVEEWGEPRAVPQMRKHLGYYLKGFAGASALRERLMRTETAAETLAILKQTIAQLEAREPELAVA, translated from the coding sequence GTGACCCCGCCGCTCCGGATCGGACCGATCGAGATCTCACCCCCCATCGTGCTCGCGCCGATGTCGGGGGTGACCAACCGCACCCTGCGCGCGCTCTACAAGCCGTTCGGCTTCGGGCTCACCGTCACCGAGTTCGTCTCCTCGAACGCGCTGCAGTACGGCGGGAAGCGCACGATGGAGATGATCGATCAGCACGGCGTCGAGAAGCCGGTGTCGACGCAGCTGTGGGGCAACGATCCGCAGATCATGGCGACCGCCGCGAATCTCGTGCGCGAGTGCGGCGCCGACATCGTCGACATCAACTTCGGCTGCCCAGCACCGAAGGTCACCAAGACCGAAGGCGGGAGCGCGTGCCTGCGCGACGTCGATCGCTGCGAGGCGATCATGAAGGCCGTCGTCGACGCGGTCGACTGCCCGGTGACGATGAAGATGCGCCTCGGCTGGACCGAAGCCGACCTCGTCTTCGTCGAGGTCGCGAAGCGCGCGCAGGCCGTCGGCGTGCAGGCGCTCACCCTGCATGCGCGCACTGCGAAGCAGTTCTACAAAGGGAGCGCCGACTGGTCGAAGATCGCCGAACTCAAGCGCGCCGTCGACATCCCGGTGATCGGGAACGGTGACCTCGCCGACCCGTACGACGCGATGCAGCGGATGCGCGAGAGCGGCGTCGACGGCGTGATGCTCGGGCGCGCGACGCTCGGGAATCCGTGGCTCGTCTCGCGCCTGCGCGCGCTGATGGCCGACGAGGAGCCGGCGCCGGTCCCCGGCGCGCCGGAGCGTCTGCGCTTCGCCGTGCACCATTACCTCACGATGGTCGAGGAGTGGGGCGAGCCGCGCGCGGTGCCGCAGATGCGCAAGCATCTCGGCTACTACCTCAAAGGGTTCGCCGGCGCGAGCGCGCTGCGCGAGCGGCTGATGCGCACGGAGACCGCGGCCGAGACG
- a CDS encoding type III pantothenate kinase: MLLCIDVGNTETKLGAFDRAGAILGTWRVTTARRRTPDEYGVLFAAFFSAAHFAIGDIEAIAVSSVVPSVDRPLAEGCEKYFGVVPSFFSAATQTSLIVRTERPREVGSDLIAAAIGAVAFVGTPAIAINFGTATTFGAIDRDGAYVGAAIATGLQVSLDALVGRTAKLPQVALVAPGVPVGRETVTSIQAGLIYGAVGQTEELVRRIRGMLGEDARVIASGGLAPVVAAETAVIERVEPHLVLHGLRLGHLHANGSAASG, encoded by the coding sequence ATGCTGCTCTGCATCGACGTCGGCAACACCGAGACCAAACTCGGTGCGTTCGATCGTGCCGGCGCGATCCTCGGCACGTGGCGCGTGACGACGGCGCGCCGCCGCACGCCCGACGAGTACGGCGTGCTGTTCGCGGCGTTCTTCTCCGCGGCGCACTTCGCGATCGGTGACATCGAGGCGATCGCGGTGTCGTCGGTCGTTCCATCGGTCGACCGGCCGCTCGCGGAGGGATGCGAGAAGTACTTCGGCGTCGTGCCGTCGTTTTTCAGCGCGGCGACGCAGACGTCGCTGATCGTGCGCACGGAGCGGCCGCGCGAAGTCGGGAGCGATCTGATCGCGGCGGCGATCGGCGCGGTCGCGTTCGTCGGGACGCCGGCGATCGCGATCAACTTCGGCACGGCGACGACGTTCGGCGCGATCGATCGCGACGGAGCATACGTCGGAGCGGCGATTGCGACGGGGCTGCAGGTCTCGCTCGACGCGCTGGTCGGCCGCACCGCGAAGCTGCCGCAGGTGGCGCTGGTCGCGCCGGGGGTCCCGGTGGGCCGCGAGACGGTGACGTCGATCCAAGCGGGGCTAATCTACGGCGCTGTCGGGCAGACGGAGGAGCTGGTGCGCCGCATCCGCGGGATGCTCGGCGAGGACGCCCGCGTGATCGCCTCCGGCGGCCTCGCCCCGGTGGTGGCCGCGGAGACGGCGGTTATCGAGCGGGTGGAACCGCACCTGGTCCTCCACGGCCTCCGCCTCGGCCATCTCCACGCCAACGGCAGCGCTGCCTCAGGGTGA